A DNA window from Porites lutea chromosome 6, jaPorLute2.1, whole genome shotgun sequence contains the following coding sequences:
- the LOC140940067 gene encoding uncharacterized protein isoform X1 produces MADEESLRNKNGKNKKTTTITKPRSKSKSHRRKPQNLLNVGNREKGHAFVEKRKKMALREYKKLLKKTRKEQELRKESGEKVQQTKPTLRAPEGRNDSDNISRSRPQVRLNNQDCLESSSQSVRKQHNQIKQKPVNVLIAAESEFKKRKLEKEKLVKEREVMIQKHREEVREKMRKRRETFGRLNKKTRRGQPVMANQIEHLLGKIQGKS; encoded by the exons atggcggatgaaGAAAGCTTGAGAAACAAGAACGGCAAGAACAAGAAAACGACGACAATCACAAAACCGAGGAGTAAATCAAAATCCCACAGGAGAAAACCACAGAATTTACTAAACGTGGGGAACAGAGAAAAAG GCCATGCCTTTGTCGAGAAACGAAAGAAGATGGCTCTCAGAGAGTACAAAAAGCTactaaagaaaacaagaaaagaacaaGAACTGCGCAAagaatcaggtgaaaaagttcaGCAAACTAAGCCAACCCTCAGAGCTCCAGAAGGACGCAATGACTCTGATAACATCAGCCGTTCGCGACCACAG GTCAGGCTTAACAATCAAGATTGTTTAGAAAGTTCTTCGCAAAGTGTCAGAAAACAACATAATCAGAT aaaacaaaaaccagTCAACGTATTAATAGCAGCTGAAAGTgaattcaagaaaagaaaacttgaaaaggaaAAGCTAGTCAAG GAAAGGGAAGTGATGATACAAAAACACAGGGAGGAGGTTCGAGAGAAAATGAGGAAGCGCCGTGAAACTTTTGGCCGCTTGAACAAAAAAACGCGTAGAGGACAACCTGTGATGGCTAATCAAATAGAACATCTACTTGGCAAGATTCAGGGCAAGTCCTGA
- the LOC140940067 gene encoding uncharacterized protein isoform X2 has product MADEESLRNKNGKNKKTTTITKPRSKSKSHRRKPQNLLNVGNREKGHAFVEKRKKMALREYKKLLKKTRKEQELRKESGEKVQQTKPTLRAPEGRNDSDNISRSRPQVRLNNQDCLESSSQSVRKQHNQIKPVNVLIAAESEFKKRKLEKEKLVKEREVMIQKHREEVREKMRKRRETFGRLNKKTRRGQPVMANQIEHLLGKIQGKS; this is encoded by the exons atggcggatgaaGAAAGCTTGAGAAACAAGAACGGCAAGAACAAGAAAACGACGACAATCACAAAACCGAGGAGTAAATCAAAATCCCACAGGAGAAAACCACAGAATTTACTAAACGTGGGGAACAGAGAAAAAG GCCATGCCTTTGTCGAGAAACGAAAGAAGATGGCTCTCAGAGAGTACAAAAAGCTactaaagaaaacaagaaaagaacaaGAACTGCGCAAagaatcaggtgaaaaagttcaGCAAACTAAGCCAACCCTCAGAGCTCCAGAAGGACGCAATGACTCTGATAACATCAGCCGTTCGCGACCACAG GTCAGGCTTAACAATCAAGATTGTTTAGAAAGTTCTTCGCAAAGTGTCAGAAAACAACATAATCAGAT aaaaccagTCAACGTATTAATAGCAGCTGAAAGTgaattcaagaaaagaaaacttgaaaaggaaAAGCTAGTCAAG GAAAGGGAAGTGATGATACAAAAACACAGGGAGGAGGTTCGAGAGAAAATGAGGAAGCGCCGTGAAACTTTTGGCCGCTTGAACAAAAAAACGCGTAGAGGACAACCTGTGATGGCTAATCAAATAGAACATCTACTTGGCAAGATTCAGGGCAAGTCCTGA
- the LOC140942226 gene encoding protein SpAN-like, whose amino-acid sequence MVFLVKEVFVVTLVACALSFPRNNQFEHVHDKNDPVGLIQEDPELLVRPKLDDEVSHAISMVTYEDPPDEVYPVEAENKVQDPHQDDLKEVYPLTNAEQADPKVTSSLAESATKCLDGSGYYDLDVYFLSNFTSEFESTFPSLPDEDPPGEEYPVDTETKVEDPHQEDPKEVYPLVSSKGAQRVKRGANEDDKWPATTEDGQTIVRIPYVESDQLSDNTKRWLKTVIHQLDQDTCIRFKEKTNSDSHWVEFKTGSGCSSYVGCKPSINPQPVTLDSSVCYFRKTIAHEIMHLLGFYHEQTRPDRGQYINYYPNNVQSGLTSQFDIIYDQQLWDFGYDISSDMQYNEYAFSQDGTSKTMDAKNGQPLGSNSHMDAMDVEKVNKLYGCPYIDFVDHAIILKTEDSWLAGTNGDPFLKLIGSTGETPFQLVTSGGMLYVDENERGADETHELPFPNVGTISSIKVALVNKGETPSGTRKRGFIADWTKGKWIPKHEKRFLFSTDGWTLESVTLDGTEFGGATLYVGEEATVYPA is encoded by the exons ATGGTCTTTTTGGTAAAAGAGGTTTTCGTAGTAACTTTGGTGGCCTGTGCCCTAAGCTTTCCAAGGAATAACCAGTTTG AACATGTGCATGACAAAAATGATCCTGTGGGCCTTATTCAAGAAGATCCTGAATTACTTGTGAGGCCAAAACTGGATGACG AAGTGAGCCATGCAATCTCCATGGTAACCTACGAAGATCCACCAGACGAAGTTTATCCAGTGGAGGCCGAGAATAAGGTACAGGACCCTCACCAAGACGATCTAAAAGAGGTTTATCCGCTAACAAATGCTGAACAAG CTGATCCAAAGGTCACAAGCAGCCTGGCAGAGTCCGCCACAAAATGCTTAGACGGGAGTGGTTATTACGACTTGGATGT ttattttctttcaaattttacaTCAGAATTTGAAAGTACATTCCCCTCACTTCCTGACGAAGATCCACCTGGCGAAGAGTATCCAGTAGATACAGAGACTAAAGTAGAAGACCCTCACCAAGAAGATCCGAAAGAAGTGTATCCTCTGGTATCTTCTAAAGGAG CCCAACGAGTAAAAAGAGGAGCGAATGAAGATGATAAATGGCCAGCAACAACGGAGGATGGGCAAACTATTGTTAGAATCCCCTACGTAGAATCAG ATCAATTGAGCGATAACACAAAGAGATGGTTAAAAACAGTGATTCATCAGCTGGACCAAGACACCTGTATTCGTTTTAAGGAAAAGACCAATTCAGACAGCCACTGGGTAGAATTTAAAACAGGAAGTGG CTGCAGTTCATACGTTGGGTGCAAACCTAGCATTAACCCCCAGCCTGTGACCTTGGACTCCAGCGTATGCTATTTCCGAAAAACAATTGCTCATGAAATAATGCACCTGCTTGGTTTTTATCATGAACAAACCAGACCCGATCGAGGTCAATACATTAACTACTATCCGAATAATGTCCAATCAG GATTGACGAGTCAGTTTGATATAATTTACGATCAGCAACTCTGGGATTTTGGGTACGATATATCTTCTGATATGCAGTACAACGAGTATGCGTTTAGCCAAGACGGGACATCAAAGACTATGGATGCCAAAAACGGCCAACCACTGGGATCCAACTCACACATGGACGCAATGGATGTAGAAAAGGTCAATAAACTGTATGGCTGTCCTTATATAGACT TCGTAGATCACGcaataattttgaaaaccgAGGACAGCTGGCTTGCTGGAACCAATGGAGACCCTTTCTTGAAGCTGATTGGAAGTACTGGCGAAACTCCTTTTCAGCTCGTAACGTCGGGAGGAATGCTTTATGTTGATGAAAACGAACGGGGCGC CGATGAAACTCACGAACTACCTTTTCCAAATGTGGGGACGATTTCATCTATTAAGGTGGCCTTAGTGAATAAAGGAGAGACGCCCTCGGGGACAAGAAAGCGAGGTTTTATTGCGGACTGGACTAAGGGAAAGTGGATTCCGAAACACGAGAAGAGATTCTTGTTCTCGACTGATGGATGGACTCTTGAATCT GTGACCTTGGATGGCACAGAGTTCGGGGGGGCGACGCTGTATGTGGGAGAGGAGGCGACTGTTTATCCCGCATGA
- the LOC140940084 gene encoding uncharacterized protein produces the protein MQQMDCDEEDVGFEGRLIAPEILSLPARDVLRHDKVRDPLSLRMNLLGALKNWQDVAASLGYDQDNILGLFAHHERPGLRLLEDWMYKENGILEKLVSVLGELRMHSCLEVVYECVEEYEKRSSVRNHILTEDDDDSDRQPSSLTSESSVSSENPLVFTITDYSTEQETSITSNPSSSDSVSGSIETDDEGTVKDCISGEPPHGRVSNDNCQSADSLKTLGTELEVLKRPPLLSCRSWSPERTCQEPDNGQRGALSRSNSQPADTDKKKKSPFKKVFHRFSRKWKRDKKDKSKSPVQTNRERNSCTSLNTEDSSIGTSTTAGCTSFTATNTYNEPAEQTFENFSPLKLDTKEARRLSLTDSLSSGESVSQPTSPGYESGYNSSEGPSVSSGKSISIIHCSDQEGEAFQKKIFELYDYFSKTLGYKCYLDKLEVVKIAENMFRYVVQRVKQSDFLFICVSPQLKRLFDSSADEISDKLEDDESCMLRLASDLILNDLANNAGNRKGKFMPIILEGSSKKDVPCLLESYMKFPWPKDERRIRCIIEGQPEITPAPVSDVRTDPPSQVVRPAELL, from the exons ATGCAGCAAATGGATTGTGACGAGGAAGATGTAGGCTTCGAAGGACGCCTTATAGCGCCAGAAATACTTTCATTACCAGCGAGAGATGTGCTACGACATGACAAAGTGAGAGACCCGTTGTCGCTTCGCATGAACTTGTTAGGCGCTTTGAAAAACTGGCAAGATGTAGCTGCTTCGCTTGGCTATGACCAGGACAATATCCTTGGTCTCTTTGCACATCACGAAAGACCTGGATTAAGGTTACTTGAAGACTGGATGTACAAAGAGAATGGAATTCTCGAGAAACTTGTCTCTGTCCTCGGCGAGTTGCGTATGCATAGTTGCCTTGAAGTGGTTTACGAATGTGTCGAAG aGTATGAAAAAAGATCAAGCGTTAGAAATCACATTCTAACAGAAGATGATGACGACTCTGATAGGCAGCCTTCATCTCTGACCAGTGAAAGCAGTGTCTCTTCAGAAAATCCTTTAGTGTTTACAATAACGGATTATAGCACAGAGCAAGAAACATCCATAACATCAAATCCCAGTTCATCAGACTCTGTTAGTGGTAGTATTGAAACAGACGATGAGGGCACAGTTAAAGATTGTATTTCTGGTGAGCCTCCTCATGGAAGAGTATCGAATGACAATTGCCAAAGTGCTGATAGCCTTAAAACCCTTGGGACTGAacttgaagttttaaaaagacCTCCATTGTTGAGTTGTCGATCCTGGTCACCTGAACGTACCTGTCAAGAGCCTGATAATGGTCAGAGAGGTGCGCTCAGCCGCTCTAACTCTCAGCCTGCTGATACAGACAAGAAAAAGAAGTCCCCTTTTAAGAAAGTATTTCACAGATTTTCCAGAAAGTGGAAGAGAGACAAGAAAGATAAGAGCAAGTCACCAGTTCAAACTAACCGTGAACGAAATTCATGTACATCACTGAACACTGAAGATTCAAGTATTGGTACTTCCACAACAGCTGGATGTACATCTTTTACTGCTACAAACACTTACAATGAACCTGCTGAACAAACCTTTGAAAACTTTTCTCCTCTTAAGCTGGATACAAAAGAGGCTCGCAGGTTGTCTCTTACGGACAGTCTGAGCTCTGGGGAGTCTGTGTCCCAGCCGACATCGCCAGGCTATGAGTCTGGATATAATTCATCAGAAG GTCCCTCTGTTAGTTCGGGAAAATCAATCTCCATTATTCATTGTTCTGACCAAGAGGGAGAGGCCTTTCAAAAAAAGATATTTGAACTGTACGATTACTTCAGTAAAACACTTGGTTATAAGTGCTACTTGGACAAGTTAGAGGTGGTAAAAATAGCCGAAAACATGTTCCGTTACGTGGTGCAGAGAGTGAAACAAAGTGACTTCTTGTTCATTTGTGTTTCACCGCAGTTAAAGCGCTTATTTGACTCCTCTGCTGACGAAATAAGTGATAAACTCGAag ATGATGAAAGCTGTATGCTGCGTCTTGCGTCAGATTTAATTCTTAATGACCTTGCTAACAATGCAGGCAACAGAAAAGGCAAGTTTATGCCCATTATCCTTGAAGGGTCTTCAAAGAAAGATGTACCTTGCTTGTTGGAATCCTATATGAAGTTTCCGTGGCCAAAGGACGAAAGGAGGATCAGATGTATTATTGAAGGACAACCAGAGATTACTCCCGCCCCAGTTTCAGACGTTAGAACTGATCCACCTTCCCAGGTGGTAAGACCAGCTGAACTTCTTTGA
- the LOC140940085 gene encoding cysteine-rich motor neuron 1 protein-like, translating into MKIFTVTLTILLLVSVTFINSRRNPTAIPDCPACWCKSAGDCPDPKYACPSVNNCKTAVAKDKCGCCDVCLKDIGEACRREPLEKEDAMCDKGLSCRRSDDAWYCENMEPSNVKVSRCEKEDKNRCYDLLTLKFYRPGEIWVRDDFACTACTCKRNGQLNCWGITCNVPDCKHTTREEGRCCRVCLDTDPKKVCRYNGKKYFQNEIIVLEDHRSICKCVESEGWVCQHDKNAMIPLNERPKCVDTLADEMYKKGDIWSLSECAHCLCGDFQTGNCSSVSCPIPLCDDPFKMKGRCCLVCPKDYAKVCHFEGVKYFHGELLVLPDRCTLCSCRNSYWQCSSDRCKFTKMIKEPLKMTPK; encoded by the exons ATGAAAATCTTTACAGTCACATTGACCATTTTACTTTTGGTGTCTGTAACATTCATCAATTCACGACGGAATCCAACAGCAATCCCAGACTGCCCTGCGTGCTGGTGTAAAAGCGCAGGGGACTGTCCAGATCCTAAATACGCATGTCCTTCAGTCAATAACTGTAAAACCGCTGTGGCGAAAGATAAGTGTGGTTGCTGTGATGTGTGTCTTAAAGACATAGGAGAAGCGTGCAGGAGAGAGCCTCTGGAAAAGGAAGATGCAATGTGCGACAAAGGATTGAGCTGTAGGCGAAGCGATGATGCGTGGTATTGCGAAAATATGGAACCCAGTAATGTAAAAGTCAGCAGATGTGAAAAAG AGGATAAAAACAGATGCTATGACCTACTTACACTTAAATTTTACCGACCGggagagatctgggtacgagacgATTTTGCATGCACTGCATGTACCTGCAAAAGAAATGGTCAGTTAAACTGCTGGGGAATAACATGCAATGTTCCTGACTGCAAACATACTACTCGTGAGGAGGGAAGGTGCTGTAGAGTTTGCTTGGACACTGATCCTAAAAAAG TGTGCAGATACAACGGAAAGAAAtactttcaaaatgaaatcaTTGTGCTAGAAGATCATCGCTCCATCTG CAAATGTGTTGAGTCAGAAGGATGGGTGTGCCAACATGATAAGAATGCAATGATTCCTCTCAACG AGCGGCCAAAGTGTGTAGATACTCTCGCAGATGAGATGTACAAGAAAGGCGATATATGGAGCCTCAGTGAATGTGCTCATTGCTTGTGTGGAGATTTTCAGACTGGTAACTGCTCATCGGTTAGCTGTCCCATACCTCTGTGTGACGATCCCTTTAAAATGAAGGGGCGATGCTGCCTGGTTTGCCCAAAGGACTACGCTAAAG tttgCCACTTTGAAGGAGTTAAGTATTTTCATGGCGAACTTCTAGTGCTTCCTGACAGATGTACATTGTG TTCATGTAGAAACTCTTACTGGCAGTGTTCAAGTGACAGATGTAAGTTCACGAAGATGATAAAAG AGCCATTAAAAATGACACCCAAGTAA